One Helianthus annuus cultivar XRQ/B chromosome 7, HanXRQr2.0-SUNRISE, whole genome shotgun sequence genomic region harbors:
- the LOC110896136 gene encoding ribonuclease H isoform X2, giving the protein MEDEKDVFYVVRKGDIVGVYKNFSDFQPLLYGPNVAVFKGYRLPKAAEEYLATHGLNNAIYSIGASDVQSQLFGQLVPCPFQQPSSVNGKAGTRNAADNWIKKKAGSTSTPEGSQRKLPELESFMETLPVSAYGCSCILEFDGASKGNPGPSGAGAVLRAIDGSLVYRLREGLGVATNNVAEYRAAILGLRYALERGFRHIRVQGDSKLVCMQVNGLWKTKTENMTSLCKVAKELKHKFASFQICHVEREFNTEADAQANMAIHLQVGEVQEEVERR; this is encoded by the exons ATGGAGGATGAGAAAGATGTGTTTTATGTTGTAAGGAAAGGGGACATTGTTGGTGTGTACAAAAATTTCAGTGATTTTCAGCCTCTG CTATATGGACCCAATGTTGCTGTGTTCAAAGGCTACCGATTACCCAAGGCTGCTGAGGAATATCTTGCCACACACGGGCTGAACAACGCAATATATTCTATTGGCGCCTCGGATGTACAAAGTCAACTTTTCGGTCAACTTGTTCCGTGTCCTTTTCAG CAACCATCTTCCGTGAACGGTAAAGCTGGAACTAGAAATGCCGCTGATAACTGGATAAAG AAAAAAGCTGGATCGACTTCTACTCCAGAAGGTTCTCAGAGGAAGCTACCGGAACTTGAAAGCTTTATGGAGACTCTGCCAGTTTCCGCTTATGGT TGCTCATGTATTCTCGAATTTGATGGTGCATCAAAAGGAAACCCTGGACCGTCTGGTGCTGGGGCCGTGTTGCGTGCAATAGATGGAAGTTTG GTTTATCGTTTGCGTGAAGGTTTGGGCGTTGCAACAAACAATGTTGCCGAATATCGGGCAGCCATTTTAGGATTGAGATATGCCCTTGAGAGAGGATTTAGGCATATTAGGGTGCAAGGGGACTCCAAACTCGTTTGTATGCAG GTAAACGGTTTGTGGAAAACCAAAACTGAGAACATGACGAGCTTGTGCAAAGTAGCAAAGGAGCTGAAACATAAGTTTGCATCTTTCCAGATTTGTCACGTAGAAAGG GAGTTCAACACTGAAGCTGATGCTCAAGCAAATATGGCAATACATCTCCAGG TTGGCGAGGTTCAGGAAGAAGTGGAGAGGAGATAA
- the LOC110896137 gene encoding uncharacterized protein LOC110896137 isoform X1, with amino-acid sequence MSTVSASSSISCYSIFKPHKNPNTRLSFSLPIPLQSSHPCISISISIPNSYPNSPVVLQTRFSNLNKIRSSVAEEETVVVPEQQEEQSSGNQGDVEATVTVPVSRSDVLTMFFQAEGTMSEGAIPSVTSALEETEGISNLRVQVLEGIASVELKKKTTVQATGVASNLVEIIQNSGFKLQALNLSFDEDAN; translated from the exons ATGTCGACTGTTTCTGCATCTTCTTCCATCTCATGTTACTCAATTTTCAAACCCCACAAAAACCCCAACACCCGCTTATCATTTTCTCTACCCATTCCACTTCAATCGTCCCATCCTTGCATTAGCATTAGCATTAGCATTCCCAATTCTTATCCTAATTCACCTGTTGTGCTCCAAACAAGATTCTCCAATTTGAACAAGATAAGGTCTTCTGTAGCCGAAGAAGAAACAGTTGTAGTTCCTGAACAACAAGAAGAACAGAGCAGTGGTAATCAAGGGGATGTTGAGGCCACTGTTACTGTTCCTGTTTCCCGTTCTGATGTCCTCACCATGTTCTTTCAG GCTGAGGGAACAATGAGTGAAGGGGCCATTCCTTCTGTAACAAGTGCTCTAGAG gAGACGGAGGGAATCTCAAACCTAAGGGTCCAAGTTCTCGAGGGTATTGCAAGTGTCGAG ttGAAGAAGAAAACAACCGTGCAGGCTACCGGAGTGGCTTCTAATCTGGTTGAGATCATACAAAATTCCGGATTCAAGTTACAAGCACTGAATTTGAGCTTTGATGAAGATGCCAACTAA
- the LOC110896137 gene encoding uncharacterized protein LOC110896137 isoform X2, producing MSTVSASSSISCYSIFKPHKNPNTRLSFSLPIPLQSSHPCISISISIPNSYPNSPVVLQTRFSNLNKIRSSVAEEETVVVPVSRSDVLTMFFQAEGTMSEGAIPSVTSALEETEGISNLRVQVLEGIASVELKKKTTVQATGVASNLVEIIQNSGFKLQALNLSFDEDAN from the exons ATGTCGACTGTTTCTGCATCTTCTTCCATCTCATGTTACTCAATTTTCAAACCCCACAAAAACCCCAACACCCGCTTATCATTTTCTCTACCCATTCCACTTCAATCGTCCCATCCTTGCATTAGCATTAGCATTAGCATTCCCAATTCTTATCCTAATTCACCTGTTGTGCTCCAAACAAGATTCTCCAATTTGAACAAGATAAGGTCTTCTGTAGCCGAAGAAGAAACAGTTGTA GTTCCTGTTTCCCGTTCTGATGTCCTCACCATGTTCTTTCAG GCTGAGGGAACAATGAGTGAAGGGGCCATTCCTTCTGTAACAAGTGCTCTAGAG gAGACGGAGGGAATCTCAAACCTAAGGGTCCAAGTTCTCGAGGGTATTGCAAGTGTCGAG ttGAAGAAGAAAACAACCGTGCAGGCTACCGGAGTGGCTTCTAATCTGGTTGAGATCATACAAAATTCCGGATTCAAGTTACAAGCACTGAATTTGAGCTTTGATGAAGATGCCAACTAA